Within Thermoprotei archaeon, the genomic segment AAGGTAGAACCTCTAAAAATTAAAGAGGAACTTGTGTTAAACATAGGTGCGAGCAGAGTCCTAGGTGTCATAACCTCCATGACTAGCGATGAATTAGTGTTCAAGTTAGGAGCGCCGGTTGTAGCATACAAAAATAGTAAAGTTGCGTTAAACAGAAAAATTGCTAACAGATGGAGACTAATTGGTTATGGAGTGCTAAAGGATTGAGAGCCAAAAATATGCTTATTTTAATGGATACAAGCTTCATTTTAGCTTGTGTTGAAAAAGGTAAAGATCTTCTAGCAATAGTTGAGAAAAAATCTGATCACGTTTTTAAACCTGTAGTTCCTCACGTTGTTTTAGATGAACTGAGATCTATAATGTCTAGAGGAGGCAAACGTGGTCGTTTAGCATTGTTAGCTCTTGAAATGGCTAATAGATATGAAAAGTTATCAGATAAGCTAATGCCCAATGAAGATGTGGACAGTTTTATAATAAGAATAGCCTTTGAGAAAAAATTAATTGTTGCAACAAATGATGTGCATTTGAGATCACGTCTTAGAAAACTAGGAATACCTCATATTTATTTACGATATGATGGTAATGTGGATTATTTCGGACTTTGAAAACTGCAAAAGTATAAATAAACAAATATATATGGGTATTTAATAATGCTCAAATGATTGTTAATTGGTAGGTGTGGCGTTCATGTATATGCTCTGTAAAATAAAAGGTATTGTGAGAATACCAGCAGATAAGCTTGGTGAAACATTAGAGGATACTGCAAAGAAAATTTTAAGGAGTGAGTATGAAGGTAGATTTATAAAAGATCTTGGCTATGTTCTTTCTATATTTGATGTGAAGGTTTCTAGATTTGGTAAAATTTTACAGGGAGATGGCGCATCATACCACATCGCTAAATTTAGTGCACTCACTTATATGCCTCACGATAAAGAAGTTATAGAAGGAGAAATTATTGATGTGAAAAGTTTTGGATTAATCGTAAGATCTGGCCCCCTTGAGGGATTAATTCACATCTCGCAAGTTATGGACGATAGAGCAAATGTGGACGTTCGTCGAGCGCTTTGCATTGGAGAAAAAACTAAACGCACAATAGGTAAAGGTGACAGAGTAAGAGCTAGAATAGTTTCAGTTAGTGTGTCCGGATCGTCGGTTAGAGTAGGATTAACCATGAGACAACCATTCCTTGGAAAAATAGACTGGATAAAGGAAGACATTGAACGATCAAAAGGTATGAAAAAGGAGATGAAAACTGTTGGCTGAAGAACGAAGAATTACACTTGGAATGAAAGCATGTATAAAATGTAAATACTTAGTTGAGGATAAAGAAATTATTTGTCCAAATTGCGGAAATAATACTTTCACAAAGAACTGGAGTGGCGTAATAATATTGTACAAACCAGAGCAATCGGCACTGGCACAAATGTTAAACCTAAAAAAACCTGGTAAATATGCAATAAAAGTAAAAGGTGTAGTTTAGTTGGTTAAACTAACTGAATTACCTAGAGGATATGTAGGTATACCTAAATTATCCGAAAAACGGAATTTGAGAATTTTTTTAAAATACCCTCTTGGTCTCTTATTACCATATCCGCATCCTGAATCAACAAAACTTGCAATAAAATATCTGTCAGAACTTGGTTCGAGTAAAGTAATTTTAGTTGGTGATAGAGTATCATATAATTTCATCAGCGAAGGTTTTAGCCCAAACGTTATAGTTATTGATAAACGCGAGAAACGAAATAGTATAGATGATAGATGGGTTTATAATTGGGCTAAAATAATTAGGAATGTAAAAAATCCTCCAGGAACAATAAGTAAAGAAGTGTTAACAGTTATTAAAGAATGCATCAATGAGAACAGATGTGCTATAGTTGTTGATGGTGAAGAGGATTTGCTTGTACTCCCAGTAACACTTTATTCCGAAGACAACACAGTAATATTCTATGGGTTACCTGATGTAGGATTAATATTGGTGAAAAGCGAAAAATCTAAAAAGATGTTTATTAAAAAAATATTGGAGCGAGTGAGTAAAAATGGGTGAAGAAATACAATTTGAAATAATAAAATCCGTAGAAAATCCATTACTAGAACGAAAAGAGTATATGATCAAATTAATACATATAAAATCTGCAACACCGTCTCGTCATAATGTCAGATCATTCTTTGCATCAAAAATGGGAGCGCCTGTAGATAATGTAATCGTAAAAAGGCTAAGAACTTATTACGGAACTAATGTAACTTTTTGTAAAATTCATGTCTACAATTCACCAGAGAAAATCATTGAACCAGAATACATTAAATTAAGAAACTTACCAAGATCTGAACGTAAAAAAGCATTGGAAGCAATGAAAACTGGAAAATCTGAAGCTAAAAAAGAACAAAAAAGTTAAATAATAGAATATAATCAAGACTATCGAGGTAAATCAAATGGCAAATGTTCATAAACTTTATGAGTATGATTATTCAACAGGTAAAATAAAACCAAAAAATCAGAAATGTCCTAGATGTGGTTCCTACATGGCTTTTCATAAAGAACCAATACCAAGATGGACCTGCGGAGCTTGTCACTATACGATTTTTCTGAAAAGTAAATAAAAAAAGTTTAGAAAACTTATATAAATAGCAAGAACTCCCGTTGTGGGATTCATGGACTTTCGTCCCTTCCCCCTCAACCTCATTGGGGGCTTTCTGGGGCAGCGGGGCTCCCCTCATCCTGAGCATGTTTAGACGTGCCCATTCGGTGCCAATTTACCACCACATATCGGGCACGTTCATGCATTCTTTAATACACTAAACATCTATAAAAATCTATCTATTTGGGAACTGCTGTCCAACCCTTAACCTCTTCATATCTTAAGAATGAGACTTTCGGATACAAATAAGCACCAAAAATTTCCTCTCCTTACATAAACAATGAGAATAAAATATTGTTATATTTTGGTTTAAAGTAATTTAGGACGGAACTATGTCCAAGTTGGTATTGGGTATAGAAAGTACAGCGCATACTTTTGGTGTTGGTATAGCCTCATCGGATGGACGTATATTAGCTAATGCAAAAGATATCTATAAACCTCAGAAAGGGGGTATTCATCCTAGAGAATGCGCTAAACATCATGCGTTAGTTGCAAATTCAGTATTAAAACAAGCTTTAACACAATCTAATGTTAAACTGGATGAGATAAGTGCGATAGCAGTAGCATTAGGCCCAGGATTAGGGCCGTGTTTGAGAATTGGAGCCACAACTGCAAGAACACTAGCTCTCCTTCTCAATGTTCCTTTAGTACCAGTGAATCATGGCGTGGCACATATAGAGATAGCGAAATTAACTGCTAATGTGAAAGATCCCTTAGTTGTATTTGTTTCTGGAGGACATACGAGTATCATGGCCTACATGGATGGTAGGTATAGAGTATTTGGAGAAACATTGGATGTTGCTTTAGGCAATTTCCTTGATTCATTAGGAGAAAAACTAGGGTTCCCATTTCCGGGCCTTGTAAGCATAGAAAAAAATGCAGAATCTGGTAAACAAATACTTAACCTACCATACACAGTGAAAGGTCAAGATCTATCATTTTCAGGACTATATACATCTGCACTTAGAGCAATAAAAAATGGTGCTAGAATAGAGGATGTATGCCTCAGCGTAGTAGAGTATTCGTACAGCATGTTATGTGAAGTTGTTGAAAGAGCATTAGCGTTTTTAGGAAAAGAGGCAGTAATTCTTACTGGTGGTGTGGCAAGAAGTAATAAGCTTCAGAAAATGCTCAGTGTTGTTGCATCATTGCATAATGCAAGCTTTCATGTAGTTCCCGATGAATATGCCGGTGATAATGGCGCTATGATAGCGTGGACCGGGGTGTTAATGTACCAGAATGGCATAACAATCCCGGTTGAAGAAAGTAGTGTAAAGTCTCGTTGGAGAATCGACGAGGTTGACATACCATGGATGAAATAACATTAGAAACAACAAAAAAACAATTAATAAAACGAGGCGCAGAATCAGAAATTTGGCTTGGTGTATGGCTAGATCTTCCAGCAATATTTAAAGTAAGAATCTCTAAACCAT encodes:
- the kae1 gene encoding KEOPS complex N(6)-L-threonylcarbamoyladenine synthase Kae1: MSKLVLGIESTAHTFGVGIASSDGRILANAKDIYKPQKGGIHPRECAKHHALVANSVLKQALTQSNVKLDEISAIAVALGPGLGPCLRIGATTARTLALLLNVPLVPVNHGVAHIEIAKLTANVKDPLVVFVSGGHTSIMAYMDGRYRVFGETLDVALGNFLDSLGEKLGFPFPGLVSIEKNAESGKQILNLPYTVKGQDLSFSGLYTSALRAIKNGARIEDVCLSVVEYSYSMLCEVVERALAFLGKEAVILTGGVARSNKLQKMLSVVASLHNASFHVVPDEYAGDNGAMIAWTGVLMYQNGITIPVEESSVKSRWRIDEVDIPWMK
- a CDS encoding GTP-dependent dephospho-CoA kinase family protein, which encodes MVKLTELPRGYVGIPKLSEKRNLRIFLKYPLGLLLPYPHPESTKLAIKYLSELGSSKVILVGDRVSYNFISEGFSPNVIVIDKREKRNSIDDRWVYNWAKIIRNVKNPPGTISKEVLTVIKECINENRCAIVVDGEEDLLVLPVTLYSEDNTVIFYGLPDVGLILVKSEKSKKMFIKKILERVSKNG
- a CDS encoding DNA-directed RNA polymerase gives rise to the protein MYMLCKIKGIVRIPADKLGETLEDTAKKILRSEYEGRFIKDLGYVLSIFDVKVSRFGKILQGDGASYHIAKFSALTYMPHDKEVIEGEIIDVKSFGLIVRSGPLEGLIHISQVMDDRANVDVRRALCIGEKTKRTIGKGDRVRARIVSVSVSGSSVRVGLTMRQPFLGKIDWIKEDIERSKGMKKEMKTVG
- a CDS encoding 30S ribosomal protein S27ae; protein product: MANVHKLYEYDYSTGKIKPKNQKCPRCGSYMAFHKEPIPRWTCGACHYTIFLKSK
- the spt4 gene encoding transcription elongation factor subunit Spt4 gives rise to the protein MAEERRITLGMKACIKCKYLVEDKEIICPNCGNNTFTKNWSGVIILYKPEQSALAQMLNLKKPGKYAIKVKGVV
- a CDS encoding 30S processome protein Utp24, whose amino-acid sequence is METNWLWSAKGLRAKNMLILMDTSFILACVEKGKDLLAIVEKKSDHVFKPVVPHVVLDELRSIMSRGGKRGRLALLALEMANRYEKLSDKLMPNEDVDSFIIRIAFEKKLIVATNDVHLRSRLRKLGIPHIYLRYDGNVDYFGL